The Sporomusa termitida genome has a window encoding:
- a CDS encoding RNA polymerase sigma factor, translated as MVSENENFIIAQAREGDRAALNALVSSHWPAIYRLALAKTSNPEDAQEIAQDTFLRALAALPRYKETNATFKTYLSRITLNLIIDHYRRRGRAPQVVDIADYNEPIIDPDSRPEEAVLNTERRQEVLCLLARLPDEQRQVIELRIVRGLAVADAARIMGKSGAAVKMLQQRALKKLKELFTEQGITGGEAGAGQY; from the coding sequence ATGGTGTCAGAGAATGAAAATTTCATAATTGCCCAGGCCCGGGAAGGTGACCGGGCGGCGCTTAATGCGCTGGTCTCCAGCCATTGGCCTGCCATTTACCGGCTGGCTTTGGCTAAAACCAGTAATCCTGAAGATGCCCAGGAAATTGCCCAGGATACTTTTCTGCGGGCTCTGGCCGCATTGCCGCGCTATAAAGAGACCAATGCCACTTTTAAAACCTATTTGTCGCGAATTACGCTTAATCTTATTATTGATCATTACCGCCGCCGCGGTCGTGCCCCCCAGGTCGTGGATATTGCGGATTATAACGAACCGATTATTGATCCTGATTCCCGGCCGGAAGAGGCGGTGTTAAACACCGAACGCCGGCAAGAGGTACTCTGTTTGCTGGCCCGCTTGCCTGATGAACAGCGACAGGTCATTGAGCTGCGCATTGTCCGGGGGCTGGCAGTTGCTGATGCGGCCCGGATTATGGGCAAAAGCGGCGCGGCGGTAAAAATGCTGCAGCAGCGGGCATTAAAAAAACTGAAAGAATTGTTTACCGAGCAGGGGATAACTGGAGGTGAAGCCGGTGCAGGACAATACTAA
- a CDS encoding transposase, whose product MEGLALLKNVPHQLSIYSVLYDKIPSNHILKIIAGNVDFSFINELLKDSYCQHLGRPAKEPEMLAKILILQYLYNLSDVKVIEEARLNLAYMWFLGLNPEEDLPDASLLAKFRKHRLKETSVDDMIQEVVRQCVEKGIIKGTGLSIDATHTQANTKKKVPERIMKHLGRRIIRAIEKENGVIPAELISEVPDYKLIEDHNEAKQKMKSYVEELIGKTESHVDLSILPNSQQAVNEAKEILEDPKFMVQKGVRSLVDKEARVGYKSKTDSFYGYKVEFAMLPETRIITAVTVESGAYVDGSQFEELYQRSKACGLPIQAVYGDKAYFRKPILRYLTNRGGRSHHSRKRLCLQARRKPF is encoded by the coding sequence ATGGAGGGGCTTGCCTTGCTAAAAAATGTGCCGCACCAATTAAGTATATATAGCGTGCTCTATGATAAAATTCCCAGTAATCATATTCTGAAGATTATCGCTGGTAATGTGGATTTTAGCTTCATTAACGAGTTGCTGAAGGATTCGTACTGCCAGCATCTGGGGCGGCCGGCCAAAGAACCGGAAATGCTGGCCAAGATCCTCATTTTGCAATATCTATATAACTTATCCGATGTCAAAGTCATAGAAGAAGCCCGATTAAACTTAGCCTATATGTGGTTTTTGGGACTCAATCCCGAAGAGGATCTGCCGGACGCCAGCCTGCTGGCCAAGTTTAGGAAACATAGACTAAAAGAAACCAGTGTGGATGATATGATTCAGGAAGTGGTTCGCCAGTGTGTGGAAAAAGGCATAATTAAAGGAACCGGACTAAGCATTGACGCCACGCATACCCAGGCCAATACTAAAAAAAAAGTGCCGGAAAGAATCATGAAGCATCTGGGAAGAAGAATCATAAGGGCCATTGAGAAAGAAAACGGGGTAATCCCCGCCGAGCTCATTAGCGAAGTTCCCGACTATAAGCTCATAGAAGACCACAACGAAGCGAAGCAGAAAATGAAGTCCTATGTGGAAGAACTGATCGGGAAAACCGAAAGCCATGTCGATTTGTCTATCCTGCCCAACAGCCAACAAGCGGTTAACGAAGCCAAAGAAATCCTGGAAGATCCGAAATTTATGGTCCAAAAAGGAGTCCGATCGCTGGTAGATAAAGAGGCGCGCGTAGGCTACAAATCAAAAACAGACAGCTTTTACGGCTATAAAGTAGAATTTGCCATGCTCCCGGAAACAAGGATCATTACGGCGGTAACAGTGGAAAGCGGCGCCTATGTGGACGGCAGCCAATTTGAGGAATTGTATCAGCGAAGTAAAGCCTGCGGCTTACCCATCCAAGCGGTGTATGGAGATAAGGCCTATTTTCGCAAACCGATTCTTAGATACCTTACAAACCGAGGCGGTAGAAGCCATCATTCCCGTAAACGCCTGTGTCTACAAGCTAGACGAAAGCCGTTTTAG
- a CDS encoding transposase, translating into MGNHTEKKVRQKYKNKNDVYRYHFVKSHCVQCPQRLTCAGKNTKKKVLRVSEHCAQYYEHSQLAKSDQFKLKYKKRASHEWKNGEMKRFHGLDRARGYGLKSMSLQAKLTALAVNLKRIAALISFCGHAFMQQIVNFAAYCRLTPIFTQG; encoded by the coding sequence ATGGGCAATCATACCGAGAAGAAAGTGCGCCAAAAATACAAGAACAAAAATGACGTGTACCGCTATCATTTTGTGAAATCGCACTGTGTGCAGTGTCCGCAACGGCTGACCTGTGCTGGCAAGAATACGAAGAAAAAAGTACTGCGCGTCAGTGAACACTGCGCGCAATATTACGAACATAGTCAGCTTGCCAAGAGCGATCAGTTCAAGCTAAAGTACAAAAAGCGAGCCAGCCATGAGTGGAAGAACGGGGAAATGAAACGTTTCCATGGATTAGACCGTGCACGGGGGTATGGTCTAAAAAGCATGTCCCTGCAAGCCAAACTGACGGCCTTAGCCGTAAATTTGAAAAGGATAGCAGCCCTGATATCCTTTTGCGGCCATGCGTTTATGCAACAAATTGTCAATTTTGCAGCCTATTGCCGATTGACTCCGATTTTTACCCAAGGTTAG
- a CDS encoding insulinase family protein, whose protein sequence is MSFKIGQTYHGFKLMDAKHVAEINSDAKLLVHKQSGARLLYLGNDDDNKVFSVTFRTPPEDSTGVPHIVEHSVLCGSRKFPIKEPFVELVKGSLNTFLNAMTFPDKTMYPVASRNEKDFRNLMDVYLDAVFYPQMLKTPAILMQEGWHYDLPDKNAELTYKGVVYNEMKGVFSSPDAILEHQIYAALFPDTTYGVESGGDPEYITDLTQEQFAAFHKKYYHPANSYIFLYGDLDLDDQLKFLDEAYLQDFTAVKIDSRIPLQKPFKETVVKVVDYPVSPQESTKDKTFITLNVAAGKATDAESYLGLMMLEHILLETPAAPLKKALLDAGLGKEVFGSYNKSILQPTMTFGVSGANPGQVEEFKAAVAATLAKLANEGLDKKLVESSVNIFEFHLREANYGNRPKGLVYNMKCLDSWLYDEDPLIHLAYEPALAAIKRQAKKGYFEQLIKTCLLNNTHQALVALTPSCDVGAQKATELKQKLANYKESLSPAQLAALVKQTKALKERQETSDSPEALESIPLLELKDIDPKAEELVTVEQKEQGIPVLLHPYFTNQIAYVNLYFNIGAVAEAELPYVFLLADLLGKVDTARLPYTELAKEINIHTGGFAYDVFAFSENADDETFTPMFRVKAKALVSKLPEMFGLLGDVAGSSLFNDSGRLKELIRETKAAWDTALFRRGQQVVASRLLSYVSPVAKYNETGLLTYYKFIAALEDNLETRVNEIGRTLAAVAQTIFNKDNLLAGVTCTREDYEKFSESLAVLIEKLGSRQFKPVKYSFKAQALNEGLLTSGKVQYVAKGANFRRLGYTYHGSMKVLETILRYDYLWNRIRVQGGAYGAFTQFDRSGNVVFGSYRDPNLAETVRVYDETVQYLNNFTASQVSKREMTKYIIGTMSALDTPLTPQMKGERADAAYIRNISQADLQQERAEVLATRQEDIRKLADVVDAVMQANYLCVLGGEQKIKASKELFGQLVTVID, encoded by the coding sequence ATGTCCTTTAAGATTGGCCAGACCTACCACGGATTTAAACTGATGGACGCTAAGCACGTAGCCGAGATTAACTCTGATGCCAAATTGTTAGTGCATAAGCAAAGTGGCGCCCGCCTGCTGTATCTGGGCAACGATGATGATAACAAAGTCTTTTCCGTTACCTTCCGCACCCCGCCTGAAGACTCAACCGGTGTACCGCATATTGTCGAGCACTCGGTCCTGTGCGGCTCACGCAAATTTCCGATTAAAGAACCGTTTGTTGAACTGGTAAAGGGTTCGCTCAATACCTTTCTTAATGCCATGACCTTTCCCGACAAAACCATGTATCCTGTGGCCAGCCGGAATGAAAAAGACTTCCGCAATCTGATGGACGTATATCTGGATGCCGTATTTTATCCCCAGATGCTGAAGACGCCCGCAATCCTTATGCAGGAAGGCTGGCATTATGATCTGCCTGACAAGAACGCCGAGCTTACCTATAAAGGTGTTGTCTATAATGAAATGAAAGGCGTATTTTCCTCACCTGATGCTATCCTGGAACATCAGATTTATGCGGCGCTGTTTCCCGATACAACCTATGGGGTGGAGTCCGGCGGCGACCCTGAATATATTACTGACCTTACGCAGGAGCAGTTTGCCGCTTTTCATAAAAAGTATTACCACCCGGCCAACAGCTACATTTTCCTGTATGGTGATCTGGATTTAGACGATCAGCTCAAATTCCTGGATGAGGCTTATCTGCAAGATTTTACGGCCGTAAAGATTGATTCCCGGATTCCGCTGCAAAAGCCGTTTAAAGAAACGGTGGTTAAAGTGGTGGATTATCCGGTATCGCCCCAGGAATCGACCAAGGATAAGACTTTTATTACCCTCAATGTTGCTGCCGGTAAGGCCACCGATGCCGAAAGCTATCTGGGGCTGATGATGCTGGAGCATATCCTGCTGGAGACACCGGCTGCCCCGCTTAAAAAAGCGCTGCTGGATGCAGGGCTGGGTAAAGAGGTATTCGGCAGCTACAACAAGAGCATCCTGCAGCCAACCATGACCTTTGGTGTAAGTGGGGCGAACCCCGGCCAGGTTGAGGAATTTAAGGCTGCAGTCGCGGCCACTTTGGCAAAACTGGCTAATGAAGGACTTGATAAAAAACTGGTCGAGTCGTCAGTCAACATTTTCGAATTTCACCTCCGGGAAGCGAACTATGGGAACAGGCCTAAGGGGCTTGTATATAATATGAAGTGCCTTGACAGCTGGCTGTATGATGAGGACCCGCTGATCCATCTGGCTTATGAACCGGCGCTGGCTGCCATTAAGCGGCAGGCTAAAAAAGGCTATTTTGAACAACTGATCAAAACCTGTCTCCTGAATAATACCCATCAGGCTCTTGTTGCCTTAACACCAAGCTGTGATGTGGGGGCCCAAAAGGCGACAGAGTTAAAACAAAAATTAGCCAACTACAAAGAGAGTCTGAGTCCGGCCCAGCTGGCTGCCCTTGTTAAGCAAACCAAGGCCTTAAAAGAACGGCAGGAAACATCGGATTCGCCGGAAGCGCTGGAGTCGATCCCGCTGCTGGAACTGAAAGATATTGATCCGAAAGCAGAGGAACTGGTAACTGTTGAACAAAAAGAACAGGGAATACCGGTGCTGCTGCATCCCTATTTTACAAATCAGATTGCTTATGTCAACCTTTATTTCAATATCGGCGCGGTAGCCGAGGCCGAGCTGCCATACGTGTTTTTGCTAGCTGATCTGTTGGGTAAGGTGGATACTGCCAGGCTGCCATATACCGAACTGGCCAAGGAGATTAATATTCACACCGGTGGTTTTGCCTATGATGTTTTTGCTTTTTCTGAAAATGCCGATGATGAAACCTTTACCCCGATGTTCAGGGTGAAAGCCAAGGCCCTTGTGAGCAAGCTGCCGGAGATGTTTGGCCTCCTGGGGGATGTGGCCGGCAGCAGCCTGTTTAATGACAGCGGCCGGCTCAAAGAACTGATCCGCGAAACCAAGGCGGCGTGGGATACGGCCCTGTTCCGCCGCGGCCAACAGGTGGTTGCCAGCCGTCTGTTATCCTATGTATCACCTGTTGCCAAATACAATGAGACCGGCTTGCTGACCTACTATAAGTTTATTGCTGCTCTGGAAGACAATCTTGAAACCAGGGTGAATGAAATAGGCCGGACACTGGCGGCGGTAGCGCAAACAATCTTTAATAAGGATAATCTTCTGGCCGGTGTCACCTGCACCCGGGAGGATTATGAGAAATTCAGCGAGAGCCTGGCCGTGCTTATTGAAAAACTGGGTTCCCGCCAGTTTAAACCTGTTAAATACAGCTTCAAAGCCCAGGCGCTTAACGAGGGGCTGCTGACCTCCGGCAAGGTGCAGTATGTTGCCAAAGGGGCCAATTTCCGCCGCCTCGGCTACACCTATCACGGCAGCATGAAAGTCCTGGAGACGATTCTACGCTATGATTATCTCTGGAACCGGATCCGGGTTCAGGGCGGTGCCTATGGTGCCTTTACCCAGTTTGACCGGAGTGGTAATGTTGTATTTGGTTCGTACCGGGACCCTAATCTGGCGGAAACCGTCAGGGTCTATGACGAGACTGTTCAGTATCTGAACAATTTTACTGCCAGCCAGGTAAGCAAGCGGGAAATGACCAAATATATTATAGGTACTATGAGTGCCCTGGATACACCGCTGACACCGCAGATGAAGGGCGAACGGGCCGATGCCGCCTACATTAGAAATATCAGCCAGGCCGACCTGCAGCAGGAGCGGGCTGAGGTTTTAGCTACCAGACAGGAAGACATCAGAAAACTTGCTGACGTTGTTGATGCGGTTATGCAAGCCAACTACCTGTGTGTGCTCGGGGGCGAACAGAAAATTAAGGCCAGTAAAGAGCTGTTTGGGCAACTGGTTACGGTAATTGACTAG
- a CDS encoding MFS transporter — MNPQDGVLWSRNFSLSCLANFFYFGSFYLLLPILPQYVDTLGGTAAQVGLVTGLYTMAAVVVRPYFGQLADRSGRKKIMLTGAGCFTLLFMLYGLVEAIYPLYILRVVHGLAHAAFLAAAAAYIADLAPSARRGEAMGVYGTANVLAMALFPAWGTAVISRTGDFNYLFGLSAAVAGLAFLCILPVRELAAAPAGSRPGAGFLTVGKRREVLLPALALFGGATTYGAIIAFLPLFAPQRGITDIGIFFTAFAASTVVSRIFTGKLSDRIGRQPVILPCMALIVLAVCILAQLSSREMLIITALLYGFGFGAFMPTLNALVVDYTPPRDRGAALGFFTAFMDLGITAGSVILGFVGELFGYTAMFYSSAVVAIASIAVFIAGMRKAGVVNHE; from the coding sequence ATGAACCCCCAGGACGGTGTACTTTGGTCCAGAAACTTTTCTCTTAGTTGTCTTGCTAATTTTTTCTATTTTGGCAGCTTCTACCTGCTGCTGCCGATTCTGCCCCAGTATGTTGATACCCTGGGCGGGACAGCAGCGCAGGTTGGACTGGTCACCGGCCTTTATACCATGGCCGCCGTCGTGGTCAGGCCCTATTTTGGTCAGCTGGCCGACCGTAGCGGCCGGAAAAAAATTATGCTGACCGGTGCCGGCTGCTTTACGCTGTTATTTATGCTGTATGGTCTGGTCGAGGCTATTTACCCTCTGTATATATTGCGTGTTGTCCATGGCCTGGCTCATGCTGCTTTTTTGGCTGCTGCCGCCGCCTATATTGCTGATTTGGCGCCGTCGGCGCGACGGGGCGAGGCAATGGGTGTTTACGGTACGGCCAATGTCCTGGCCATGGCTTTATTCCCGGCCTGGGGTACGGCCGTTATCAGCAGGACCGGTGATTTTAATTATTTATTTGGCTTGTCGGCAGCGGTGGCGGGGCTGGCTTTTCTCTGCATCCTGCCGGTTAGGGAGCTGGCGGCTGCCCCCGCCGGCAGCCGGCCGGGGGCGGGATTTTTAACTGTCGGTAAACGGCGTGAGGTACTGCTGCCGGCGCTGGCCTTATTTGGCGGTGCAACCACTTATGGTGCCATCATTGCCTTTTTGCCATTATTTGCGCCCCAGCGGGGAATCACTGATATTGGCATTTTTTTTACCGCCTTTGCGGCCAGTACCGTTGTCAGCCGGATATTTACCGGTAAGCTGTCTGACCGTATTGGCCGCCAGCCTGTTATTCTGCCCTGCATGGCGCTGATTGTGCTGGCAGTTTGTATACTGGCTCAGCTAAGCAGCAGAGAGATGCTGATTATTACAGCCCTGTTATATGGTTTTGGCTTTGGTGCCTTTATGCCGACCCTTAACGCGCTGGTTGTTGATTATACGCCGCCCCGGGATAGAGGTGCGGCGCTGGGATTTTTTACAGCCTTTATGGATCTGGGTATAACTGCCGGTTCCGTTATTCTGGGGTTTGTCGGTGAATTATTTGGCTATACGGCCATGTTTTACAGCAGCGCGGTAGTAGCTATTGCCAGTATTGCCGTGTTTATTGCGGGAATGAGGAAGGCAGGCGTTGTGAACCATGAATAA
- a CDS encoding protease complex subunit PrcB family protein produces MNFNKKQVKFIAAVTGLGVMLMGPGAVFPGQAAAKRLEPIPATVSEPGVQLLPANMQLTDPAAVTEDGTAAAQAAAATSVQPQATASKIFAVPLDQAITAAKPAVYLKDTAMQGLADTLTKVSVVLPGRVAASTSKIDVGPGVANLDYAKVIKWQQNVDAGYERWRLDPLQVARREGKQYGFTDQDTFTIVKRLATSNLARHGEIHVKVTHKGKDYTMILVKPFGGGDAIWTTYKVVGQYKPVPPVENPGKTLFSTTKYDGWSWQQGRYLKDMAFATVVDYNYQLKKDKRIPENVLSKIKNINYDKKVVLFAYLGTAPSGGYGIGIEKVVLNGSKMTVTVRTQSPGRGAAVTMALTQPADYIVLDKAIFSSRGGVDITFVDQNGKVLSKNKLTISHR; encoded by the coding sequence ATGAATTTCAATAAGAAGCAGGTAAAATTTATTGCCGCTGTTACCGGTCTGGGAGTAATGCTGATGGGGCCTGGGGCAGTTTTCCCTGGACAGGCAGCTGCCAAACGGCTGGAGCCGATTCCTGCTACTGTCAGTGAACCCGGGGTTCAGTTATTGCCGGCCAACATGCAGTTAACTGACCCGGCGGCGGTGACCGAAGACGGGACTGCTGCCGCTCAGGCCGCTGCAGCGACCAGTGTCCAGCCACAAGCGACAGCCAGCAAAATATTTGCCGTCCCGCTTGATCAGGCAATTACGGCGGCTAAGCCGGCTGTTTACCTTAAAGATACTGCAATGCAGGGACTGGCAGACACTCTTACTAAGGTTTCGGTAGTACTGCCAGGCCGGGTTGCAGCCAGCACAAGTAAAATTGACGTGGGCCCGGGGGTGGCAAACCTTGATTATGCCAAGGTCATTAAGTGGCAGCAAAATGTTGATGCCGGTTACGAGCGCTGGCGCCTTGACCCCTTGCAGGTCGCACGGCGGGAAGGGAAACAATATGGTTTTACCGATCAGGATACCTTTACGATTGTTAAGCGGTTGGCCACAAGCAATTTGGCCCGCCATGGCGAGATCCACGTCAAAGTAACTCATAAGGGCAAGGACTATACCATGATTTTGGTTAAACCATTTGGGGGCGGTGACGCCATTTGGACAACGTATAAGGTCGTTGGTCAGTATAAACCGGTTCCACCGGTTGAAAATCCCGGTAAAACCTTGTTTTCCACAACTAAATATGACGGCTGGAGCTGGCAGCAGGGGAGATATCTGAAAGATATGGCTTTTGCCACTGTTGTCGATTATAACTACCAGCTTAAAAAGGACAAACGGATTCCGGAAAATGTTCTGAGCAAAATAAAAAATATTAATTATGATAAAAAAGTCGTACTGTTTGCCTACCTTGGCACAGCCCCGTCAGGCGGTTACGGTATTGGTATTGAAAAAGTAGTGCTGAACGGCAGCAAAATGACTGTTACTGTCCGCACGCAAAGCCCGGGCCGCGGAGCGGCTGTAACAATGGCGCTGACACAACCGGCCGACTATATCGTACTTGATAAAGCAATCTTCTCGAGCCGGGGTGGCGTAGATATTACGTTTGTTGATCAGAACGGCAAGGTGTTGAGTAAAAATAAATTAACAATCAGCCATCGCTAG
- a CDS encoding Glu/Leu/Phe/Val family dehydrogenase: protein MQNIFEMAKIPLDKAAALIKINPAAAKLLAEPERTLEVSIPVIMDDGRLEVFTGYRAQHNTALGPAKGGIRFHQHVTMDEVKTLSFWMTFKSAILNLPYGGGKGGVVVDPRNLSRRELEGLSRGYIQKIAPVIGEYVDIPAPDVNTDSRIMGWMMDEYSKVYGRLAPGVITGKPKTIGGSAGRGSATGRGVMFTVREAFKKLGIDARQATAAVQGFGNVGSFTAKLLYDIGVTIVAVSDVQGAIYKEDGFNPYAVEEYLKDHGSVAGFPGTSSMDNAELLELPVTVLAPCALESQITGENAGRIQAKIIAEGANGPTTPAADELLDQRGVMIIPDVLANAGGVTVSYFEWVQNLYRYYWTEKEVHARQEEMMVEAFAKVYEAGQQYNCTLRVAAYVVALERLTEAMKLRGWY, encoded by the coding sequence ATGCAAAATATTTTTGAAATGGCAAAAATCCCGTTAGACAAAGCAGCAGCCCTGATTAAAATAAATCCTGCTGCCGCTAAGCTGCTGGCTGAGCCGGAGCGGACCCTCGAGGTATCTATCCCGGTAATTATGGATGATGGCCGGCTTGAGGTATTTACCGGTTACCGGGCCCAGCACAATACCGCCCTGGGACCAGCCAAAGGCGGCATCCGTTTTCACCAGCATGTTACTATGGACGAAGTAAAGACGCTCAGTTTCTGGATGACCTTCAAAAGTGCAATTTTAAATCTGCCCTACGGTGGCGGCAAGGGTGGGGTTGTGGTTGATCCCCGCAACCTGTCCCGGCGCGAGCTGGAGGGTCTGTCGCGGGGATATATCCAAAAAATAGCCCCAGTCATTGGTGAGTATGTGGATATTCCGGCCCCTGATGTTAATACCGATTCACGGATTATGGGCTGGATGATGGATGAATACAGCAAGGTCTACGGACGCCTGGCCCCGGGCGTGATTACCGGCAAGCCGAAGACGATCGGCGGCTCGGCCGGCCGGGGCTCGGCTACAGGCCGCGGGGTCATGTTTACCGTGCGGGAGGCCTTTAAAAAACTGGGTATTGATGCCAGACAAGCTACGGCAGCCGTGCAGGGGTTTGGCAATGTGGGCAGCTTTACGGCCAAGCTGCTGTACGATATTGGTGTAACCATTGTGGCGGTCAGTGATGTGCAGGGGGCGATCTATAAAGAGGACGGCTTTAATCCTTATGCTGTCGAGGAATATCTGAAGGACCATGGTTCGGTGGCCGGGTTTCCCGGCACCAGCAGCATGGACAATGCCGAATTGCTGGAGCTGCCTGTCACCGTACTAGCTCCCTGCGCCCTTGAGAGCCAGATTACAGGCGAGAATGCCGGCCGCATACAAGCAAAAATAATTGCCGAGGGCGCCAACGGGCCCACAACCCCGGCCGCCGACGAGCTGCTGGATCAACGGGGGGTTATGATTATCCCCGATGTCCTGGCTAATGCCGGCGGTGTTACTGTCAGCTATTTTGAATGGGTGCAGAATCTGTACCGCTATTACTGGACGGAAAAAGAGGTGCATGCCCGCCAGGAGGAAATGATGGTAGAGGCCTTTGCGAAGGTCTATGAAGCCGGTCAGCAATATAACTGCACCCTGCGGGTGGCTGCCTATGTTGTTGCTCTTGAACGGCTGACTGAGGCTATGAAGCTGCGGGGCTGGTATTGA
- a CDS encoding PP2C family protein-serine/threonine phosphatase encodes MVRQVEQQMRETARQAEVFNARNERYRALLRQSSDGIIVLDAVNWRIQEVNDRFKHIMGFEEAEVVWLHIADLAISADIVADLEAALATGVSRRQQTFRRKDGQGITVEFSATQISYSGQQVIVATFRDITEYVRLQEALKKDIKTAAQVQRSLLPVDLDTGPVSVRTIFEPYHMVSGDFFHYAFIKGGHVLAGYMIDVAGHGLGTALQTSALNVLMQETYLMEVPLIDRVRWINQTVMRYFTEETFAAMLCFELDFDSKILTLVPTGITGFFAATDAGQGLIKTGGSLLGIMPELDIAELQMPVKAGDTIYFVTDGILDLVEVNGLPAELKLRDFAATVDWFNLLVKTSSRWDDASGLFIRLNEP; translated from the coding sequence ATGGTCAGACAGGTCGAACAGCAAATGCGGGAAACGGCCCGCCAGGCTGAGGTGTTTAATGCCAGGAATGAGCGTTACCGCGCGCTCTTACGGCAGTCGAGCGACGGGATCATTGTCTTAGATGCTGTTAACTGGCGCATTCAGGAAGTCAATGATCGCTTCAAGCATATTATGGGGTTTGAAGAGGCTGAGGTAGTTTGGCTCCATATTGCCGATCTGGCAATTTCAGCAGATATTGTGGCCGATCTGGAAGCGGCCCTGGCCACTGGTGTGAGCCGCCGGCAGCAGACGTTCCGGCGCAAAGACGGGCAAGGTATTACTGTTGAGTTTTCGGCAACTCAGATCAGTTACAGCGGTCAACAGGTTATTGTGGCAACTTTCCGGGATATTACCGAGTATGTACGTTTGCAGGAGGCGCTAAAAAAGGACATAAAAACAGCCGCTCAAGTACAGCGCAGTTTGCTGCCTGTTGATCTTGATACCGGACCGGTGAGTGTGCGGACGATCTTTGAACCCTATCATATGGTTAGTGGTGATTTTTTTCATTATGCGTTTATCAAAGGCGGTCATGTCCTCGCAGGCTATATGATTGATGTAGCCGGCCACGGTCTGGGAACCGCCCTGCAGACATCGGCCTTAAATGTGCTCATGCAGGAAACCTATTTAATGGAAGTACCGCTCATTGATAGAGTCCGCTGGATAAACCAGACAGTTATGCGTTACTTTACCGAGGAAACCTTTGCAGCCATGCTGTGTTTTGAACTTGATTTCGACAGCAAGATACTTACTTTGGTGCCGACAGGTATTACAGGCTTTTTTGCTGCCACCGATGCCGGCCAGGGTTTGATAAAAACAGGCGGCTCGCTGTTGGGAATCATGCCGGAACTTGACATTGCCGAGCTGCAAATGCCGGTAAAGGCCGGTGATACTATCTACTTTGTGACAGACGGAATATTGGATCTGGTGGAGGTCAATGGCCTGCCGGCCGAACTTAAGCTGCGGGATTTTGCAGCTACCGTCGACTGGTTTAATCTATTGGTAAAAACCAGCAGCCGCTGGGATGATGCCTCCGGCTTGTTTATTAGGTTAAATGAGCCTTAA
- a CDS encoding HD-GYP domain-containing protein codes for MQKVAIKSLQPGMVIARNVFSTEGVLLLGSGTELNHSQIERLRQFGLTSLYIKNPFTDQMVDSDLIDTIPEVVREETRVQAVQAVHTAFQNIASTRRVDTREFKETAAFLTDEVIKNRGAMIHLTDIRSCDGYTFGHSVNVCVLSTLTGVKLGYSLPQLRELSLGALLHDTGKMLIPKEILVKPGPLTGEERKIMEQHPDYGFDILRRQSEIPLISSHVALQHHEKFDGSGYTRHMGGVTIHQYARIVAIADVYDALTSDRPYKEGTLPHEAYEVMLSLSNTHFDPVILRTFLSQIAIYPLDSIVRLNTGEIALVIKVIPGLQTRPVLKVLIDAEGHRQTDGPEIDLTKHLTTFIDKIFTPAEIICLKAHLT; via the coding sequence ATGCAAAAAGTTGCCATAAAAAGTTTACAGCCTGGTATGGTCATTGCCCGCAACGTTTTCAGTACTGAAGGGGTGCTGCTCCTAGGCTCCGGGACAGAACTGAACCATTCCCAGATCGAGCGGTTACGGCAGTTTGGTCTGACAAGTTTATATATTAAAAATCCGTTTACTGATCAGATGGTCGACTCTGACCTCATTGACACGATCCCTGAGGTTGTCCGGGAAGAGACGCGGGTACAAGCGGTACAGGCGGTGCATACGGCCTTTCAAAATATTGCCAGCACGCGCCGGGTAGATACCAGGGAGTTCAAAGAAACCGCGGCATTTCTTACCGATGAGGTGATTAAAAACAGAGGGGCAATGATCCATCTCACCGATATCCGCTCCTGTGACGGCTATACCTTCGGCCATTCGGTAAATGTTTGCGTTTTGTCAACACTTACCGGTGTCAAGCTGGGCTATAGTCTCCCTCAGCTCCGCGAACTCTCCTTGGGGGCTTTATTGCATGATACTGGTAAAATGCTGATACCCAAAGAAATCCTGGTTAAACCGGGCCCCCTCACCGGCGAGGAAAGAAAAATCATGGAACAGCATCCTGATTATGGCTTTGATATCCTTCGCCGCCAAAGCGAGATCCCCCTTATCTCCTCCCATGTCGCCCTGCAGCATCACGAAAAATTTGACGGCAGCGGCTATACCCGCCATATGGGCGGTGTAACTATCCATCAATATGCCAGAATCGTCGCCATCGCCGATGTTTATGACGCGCTTACCTCAGACAGGCCTTATAAAGAGGGCACACTGCCGCATGAAGCCTATGAGGTCATGCTGTCCCTGTCCAATACCCATTTTGATCCCGTCATTCTCAGAACCTTCCTGAGTCAAATCGCAATCTATCCACTGGACAGTATCGTCAGGCTCAATACTGGTGAAATTGCCCTGGTAATAAAAGTAATCCCTGGTTTACAAACCCGCCCTGTTTTAAAAGTACTTATTGATGCGGAAGGCCACAGGCAAACCGATGGACCCGAGATTGATTTGACCAAACATCTGACTACTTTTATTGATAAAATCTTCACGCCGGCAGAAATAATCTGCCTTAAGGCTCATTTAACCTAA